CGCCGTGGTCGTCCGGGAGACGCCGAGCGCCCCGGCCAGGTCCCGCTCGCTCGGCAGCCGCGTGTGCGGGGCGACCGTGCCGGACAGGACCGCGCCGCGGACGGCGTCGGCGAGCGCGACGTAGGCGGGACCGTCGGTCTGCCACCCCGCGACGAGGGCGGCGAGCGCGGGGGCGGTCAGGCGACGGTGGACGGGTGGATGGGGTGGGGCGACGGCGGGAGCGGTGTCGAGCGAGGTGGCGAGCGAGGTGGCCATGAGGCCACTCTTCCCGAATTGGCTATGGATCACCAGTCCACTGCGGGTGCACAGTAGGGGAGTGTCGACGAACTTCAGCCCCCTGCGCCGGACGGTCCAGCTCACGCTCGGACTGTTCGGCTTCTCCCTGACCATGGCCATGCTCATCCACTCAGGAATGGGCGCCATGCCGTGGGACGTCTTCCACCAGGGCGTTGCCCTGCGCTCCGGCCTCGCGCTCGGCGTCGTCGTCGTCGCGTCGAGCGTCGTCGTCATGCTGCTGTGGATCCCGCTGCGCCAGCGCCCCGGGATCGGCACGATCGCCAACATCGTCGTGATCGGCGCGACCCTCGACCCGTTCCTGCTGCTGCTCGAGCGTGTCGACCCCGACCCCTCCACGGCAGGACGAGTGGCGCTCGCGGTCGCGGGTGTGGCCCTCAACGGCGTCGCGACCGCGGCCTACCTCGGGGCGCGCCTGGGCCCGGGCCCGCGTGACGGCCTCATGACCGGACTGGTCGCCCGCACCGGCTGGCCCGTGCGGCGGGTCAAGACCGCGATCGAGGTTCTCGTGGTCGCGATCGGCTTCGCGCTCGGCGGGACGCTCGGGTGGGCGACGGTCCTGTACGCGCTGGGCGTGGGGCCCGTCGTCCAGGTGGCCGCGCGGTGGCTCGCGCCGCACCTGCGGCCGGCGGTCGTACCGTTCTCCACGTCGCCCGACGGCGCCGCGCACCTCCCGGGGCACGTCGCCCCGGGCGAGGGTTCCTCTGACGCGGGTGGTGCTCCCGGCGCGGGTGGCCGGGGAGAGGTACCGGGCGAGCCCGAGCCGAACGCGGCATAGAGCGGTGCCCGCTCGGACGGTCGCGTCCGTCGCCGAGCGGGAGCTCGGGCTCGTCCGTGCCCCCTCCGAACAGCCCGGGACGCGCACTCGGCGGGACCCGGCTCGAGGCCCGACGGCGGAGCGCGCCCGGATGCCCGGGTGCGCTCCGCCGTCGGGCGGCCAGGGGCGGGCGCCGTGCGGGCGCCCGTACCGGCGGGTGACCGGCGGACGACCGGCGGGTGACAGCCGGACGCGCCTTGCGGACTAGTGCTGGTGCGCCGGCTCCGCATGATGGTCGTGGTCGTGGGCGTCCTCGGCGTCGCGGTCCGCGCGGACGTTGACCTTCCCGGCGGTCCAGTACCCGACGACCTGGTGCCGGTCGCGGGCCATGCCCCACGCGGACCGGAGCGTGCGGCGGATGTCACGGCTCGCGGCGCTCTCGCACGCGACCCACGCGTAGCCCGGGGTCTCCAGGACGGGCAGGGCGCGCACGGCCTCGACGAGCGCCGCGCCCGGGCGTGCGCCCTCCGGGGTCACGAGCCAGGTGTACGTCACGTCGCCGCGGGTCTCGAGCTCCTGACGGTCCTCGAGCGTCGGCACCTCCACGACCGCGTGCGCGACGCCGCCCGGTGGGAGCTCCTCGACGATGCGCCCGAGCCCGGGCAGTCCGGTCGGGTCGGCGACGAGCAGGCGCCACTCGGCGTCGGCCGGGGCGTCGTAGTAGCTGCGCGACTCGCCGCCCGCGAACACTCCCAGGACGTGGCCCGGTTCGGCGCGCTCGGCCCAGTCGGACGCGAGGCCGCCCGGGTGCACGGCGAGGTCGACCACGATCGTGCGACCCTCGTCGTGCACCCGGCGGGCCGTGTAGTGGCGCCACGGCGGCTCGGTGCCCTCGACGGGCACGACGCCGTAGTCGTCCTGGTTGAAGAACTCGATCTCGGCGACGGTCTCACCGGGGAACGGGAACGCGAGGTCGATGCGTTCGTCGCCCTGTCCGTCGGTCGTCCACGTCCAGTCGCCGACGACCTCGAGGTGGACACGGACCATGTGCGGCGTGAGGCGCGTCGCCGTGACGACGCGGGCCGGGAAGCAAGGAGAAGCCATCCGGCCACGGTAGGCCGGGGCATGGGGTGCTGTGGGGACAGGATGTAGCGCGAACCGGCCACCGGAGGGACGTCCGGTCGGGCCGGCGGCGCGCGGGGGCCACGAGAAGGCGTGACGCCGACGACCCCGGGTGCTCGGTGAGCACCCGGGGTCGTCGGCGACCGGTCAGCGGGTCGGCCGGTCAGGGGGGACGAGTCCCCGGTGACGCCGGGTCAGCGCGGCCCGGGGGCTCCCGCCGCGGTCTTGCCGGCGTCGCGCTCGACGACGTCGCCGAGGATCTCGTCGATCTTCGCCAGGAGCTCGGCGGGGATGACCACGCCGGACGCCTTGACGTTCTCGGCGACCTGCT
This region of Oerskovia jenensis genomic DNA includes:
- a CDS encoding siderophore-interacting protein — encoded protein: MASPCFPARVVTATRLTPHMVRVHLEVVGDWTWTTDGQGDERIDLAFPFPGETVAEIEFFNQDDYGVVPVEGTEPPWRHYTARRVHDEGRTIVVDLAVHPGGLASDWAERAEPGHVLGVFAGGESRSYYDAPADAEWRLLVADPTGLPGLGRIVEELPPGGVAHAVVEVPTLEDRQELETRGDVTYTWLVTPEGARPGAALVEAVRALPVLETPGYAWVACESAASRDIRRTLRSAWGMARDRHQVVGYWTAGKVNVRADRDAEDAHDHDHHAEPAHQH
- the yczE gene encoding membrane protein YczE, giving the protein MSTNFSPLRRTVQLTLGLFGFSLTMAMLIHSGMGAMPWDVFHQGVALRSGLALGVVVVASSVVVMLLWIPLRQRPGIGTIANIVVIGATLDPFLLLLERVDPDPSTAGRVALAVAGVALNGVATAAYLGARLGPGPRDGLMTGLVARTGWPVRRVKTAIEVLVVAIGFALGGTLGWATVLYALGVGPVVQVAARWLAPHLRPAVVPFSTSPDGAAHLPGHVAPGEGSSDAGGAPGAGGRGEVPGEPEPNAA